Proteins from one Triticum aestivum cultivar Chinese Spring chromosome 7A, IWGSC CS RefSeq v2.1, whole genome shotgun sequence genomic window:
- the LOC123147495 gene encoding probable E3 ubiquitin-protein ligase ATL44: MRSSATLLHRSMAVTAGPGEPSSSPSSLPPPHPEQQQTGPVTPVDSDMAIILASLLCALVCVLGLALVSRCACRRRRSSSTSSSKGLKKKAIDALRRVSFAAAGAQSSSSSVAACSSPLECAICLAEFTDGESVRVLPHCGHNFHVACVDAWLRTCATCPSCRTPIVATPAQQLVAPTMVVVVVAENNRCGRCCEVAAPAGGSELV, encoded by the exons ATGCGTTCTTCGGCAACCCTCCTGCACCGCAGCATGGCCGTCACAGCCGGCCCCGGCGAACCATCTTCGTCGCCTTCCTCGCTGCCGCCGCCTCATCCGGAGCAGCAGCAGACGGGGCCAGTGACGCCGGTCGACTCGGACATGGCTATCATCTTGGCGTCTCTGCTCTGCGCTCTCGTCTGCGTCCTCGGCCTCGCCCTTGTCTCCCGATGCGCATGCCGACGCCGACGCTCCAGCTCCACTTCCTCCTCCAAGGGCCTCAAGAAGAAGGCCATCGACGCGCTCCGCAGGGTCTCCTTCGCCGCGGCCGGCGcacagtcatcatcatcatcagtggCGGCATGCTCGTCGCCGTTGGAGTGCGCGATATGCCTCGCGGAGTTCACCGACGGAGAGAGTGTGCGCGTGCTCCCGCACTGCGGCCACAACTTCCACGTGGCCTGCGTCGACGCCTGGCTCCGCACGTGCGCCACATGCCCCTCCTGCCGCACCCCCATCGTcgccacaccagctcagcagctgGTGGCGCCAACGATGGTTGTGGTGGTGGTTGCGGAAAACAACAGGTGCGGGAGGTGCTGCGAGGTGGCAGCGCCGGCTGGTG GTAGCGAATTGGTTTAA